ACCAGACAAAGATGAAAAACAGGTCCATACTCATGAAAACGCCGTAGACGCCCGCAACCAGGAGGAAAGTGAGGGCAAAGTACTCCTTGACCCTCTTTTCGAGCTCCCACATGGTGAGAACGCCTGTAAAAAGCACCACGGAGGTGAGTACCAGCATGGGAAGGTTGATGCCGTCCACGGCGTTGAAGTAATAGATCCCCAGGCTCTTCACCCACAGCACGCGCTCCACGAACTGCAAGCCTCCCTTTTCCGTATCGTAGGCGAAGTAGAGCGCGATGCACAGCATCAGTCCCACCGCCGAAAATCCGAGGCTCACCTGCTTGATCAGCCTGGTCCGGTGTTCCGGGATAAACAGGATCACCAGAAGGGCCAGCAGGGTGGAAAGAAGGATCGTGCTCAGGATCGGAAATTGTGCTGGTTCCATGGGAGTCATAAGCAAGCCCGCTCATTCTTCTTTCATGAGGTTTGCGTCATGGGAGGCCCTGATCCGGATACCCCGGCATCCCGGCACCCGTTCCGTACGGCATCGGCGGCCGGCCTGAAGCCGTTCCGGCCGCAACATTCCGGCCGGTCACAGGACGAAGAAGAGAACCATCAGCCCGACGCCGGCGACCATGATCACAAGGTTGTACTGCAGCCATCCCGACTGGAGGAAACTCAGGGAGCGCCCGCTTCCGACGGTGAACCGACAGATCCCGTCGATGCCGCCGTCGATCACACGGCGATCGTTCCGGGTGAAGGCGTTCGTCAGGCCGCAGTAGACCAGGGCATCCAGGAGCAGCCGGTAGAGGTCGTCCAGGTACCATCGCCGGGCGAAGAAGGCTTCCACGCGGGGATAACGCCGGAGAAAGCCTTCCTGCTTCGCCCGCTTCCAGCCGAACTCCACGTATGCCCAGAAGATTCCCGCAAGCCCCATGGAAACCGCCGTCGCCAGCACCACATAATGGCCGATACCATGCACCCCGGCATGAGATGCCTCGACGCCGTGGGCCGCCGCCGTCCATTCGGTCAGGAAACGTTCCAGCCAATGCTGGCTGAACCCCAGCACCAGGGTGACGCCGGCGAGGATCATCACCGGCCAGGCCATGGCCCAGTAGGTGTATCCGTGGTGTTCGCCGTGGCCGTCGCCGTGGTGGGCGTCGTCGGGGGCGGCGTCCTTTTTCGGAAACAGGATGAAGAAGATCAACCGGAAGCTGTAGTAGGCGGTGAGTAACGCGCCGAAGAGTCCCGCCGCCAGCCAGAGCTTGTTAGAAGAACCCGCCAGGGCGGCCATGACGGCTTCCTTGCTGAAAAAGCCCGAAAACGGAAAAACCCCGGCCAGGGCAAGCGCCCCGATGGTCATGCAGATCATAGGTACCTTCATCCTTCGCCCGCCCTGACGCCCGATCATCCGCATGTCGTTGGTGTGATATTCATGGATGAAGATCCCCGAACAAAGAAAGAGCAGCGCCTTAAACCCCGCATGGGTCGTGAGGTGGAACACGCCGGCGAAATAGCCCCCCGCGGCAAGGCCCATCACCATGAACCCCAGCTGACTCACCGTGGAATAAGCCCAAACCTGCTTGATGTCATAGGTCGCCATGGCCATGGTCGAACTCAGAAGCATAGTGATCGTCCCGATGACCAGGGCTACGGCCATGGCGTCGGGTGAGGCCGCAAAGAACGGAAAGATGCGGCCCATGAGGTACACGCCAGCCGCCACCATGGTGGCCGAATGCAGCAGGGCGCTCACCGGCGTCGGGCCTTCCATGGCGTCGGGCAACCAGGTGAGCAGCGGAAACTGGGCGCTCTTGCCCATAACGCCGCAGAAGATCAAAAGCGCCCCCAGGGTCACGATCTGCTGCGGAATCCGGTTGGCCTGCGCCGCCTCGTTCATGTCCAGGATCCCCAGGTTTCCGAATCCCAGAAGCACCGTGATGATCCCCAGGAAAAAGCCGATATCGCCCAGGCGCGTCATGACGAAGGCCTTCTTTCCGGCCTGGGACGCACTCCACTTTTCATAGTAGAAGCCGATGAGCAGATAGGACGCAAGCCCCACCAGTTCCCAAAAGACGTAGAGCTGCAGCATCCCCGGTGCGATCACCATGGTCATCATGGCCCATGCGAAGAGCGACTGGAACGCATAGTAGCGGCTGAAGCCGGGATCGCCGGCCATGTAGCCCAATGAGTACACCTGCACCAGAAAGCTGATGGCCGCCACGATGACGAGCATCAGAAGACTCAAACGGTCCAGCAGAAAACCGAACGGAATATGAATGTCGCTGGAAACCATCCAGGCCACCTCGTATTCCACGGGACCGGGAGCATGCCGCAGGGTCACCAGCAGATACAAAGACGCGATAAGCGCCGTCGCCACGGCTCCGATGGAAATGGCCGCGGAGAGCTTCGGGTTCCTTCGCGTACCGATCAAGATGACCGCCATGGCGATGAACGGCAGCGAGGCACACGAAGAAGCCGCCAGGAGCACGGGATCCTTGAGAAGCCAGGTCATGGAGTCGATCCTTCAGCGATTCTATGGGTTAAAAGATGGCTCTTTCGCTTCCGCCCCCGAACGGTTGACACAACGCTCAACCTGAGCCCTTTTGTGGTAGGAGCCGGCTTGCCGGCGATTAAGGTCAACGCGGCATTGCCTGTTTTGCGAATCGCGGGCAAGCCCGCTCCTACAGATGCGCATCGCGGCCAAGGCCGCTCCAGCCGTGGATATGGATCGCTGTCTCTTCTTCTCGGACGGCCCGCTAGCCGCCCAGCCGCCGGGCCCGCTCGATGTTGATGGAACGCAGCCGCCGAAACAGCGTCAGGATGATGCTCAGGCCGATGGCCGCTTCCGCCGCCGCCAGCCCCATAATGAACAGGGTGACGATCTGCCCGACGGCGGGCTCCGGGGCCAGAAACCGATTGAACGCCATGAAATTGATGCTGGCGCCGTTTAGCATCAGCTCCAGTGAAATGAGCATGGCGATGAGGTTTCGCCGCATGAGCACGCCGAAGAGCCCAAGGCTGAAGAGAACGGCGGCGATGACGAGATAGACGGTCAGCGCATTCACGAAGTCAACCTCCGGCTGAAACCGGCTGTCAGGATGGCGCCGATGATGGCCACCAGCAGCACCAGCGAGATCAATTCAAAGACCAGGCTGTATCGGGTGAGAAGCATGTGGCCGATGGTGGTGATGCTCCAGTCCGTGCTTCTTTCCGGTGCAGCCTGCCACGCGGTCTTCCAGAGAACGGCCACGATCGAAACCAAGAAGATCCCCACTGAAAAGCCGCCCAGGACCATCTTCGGCATCTTTCGTTTGGGCATTTCCAGGTGCAGGGGGCGGGACAGCATGATGGCGAACACGATGGCCACGCAGATGGCGCCCACATAGATCAGCAGCTGCATGAGCCCCAAGAAAAGGCTTCCCAGGTACACGTAGAGGCCCGCCACTCCCGCCAGGCAAAGGACCAGCCCCAGGATGTTGTAGATGATGTTTCGTGGAAACACCGCGATTCCCGCGCCCGCGAAGACGATCCCAACCAGGATCCAGAACGCCGTGTGAGCGAAACCCAGGGTGAAGAAATCAGCCGTCATCACCGCCCGTCCTCCAATCTTTCCATCAGGTCGATCACCCCGTCCCACCGCGAGTCGCCTTCCAGTTCGTATTCGCGGGAAAACTTGAGCGTCTGGGTCGGGCACGATTCCACGCAAAGCCCGCACAGGCTGCACCGGGTGAAGTCGATGACGTAATGGGTCGCCACCTTGCCGCCGCGGGCGTGTTCCTTGATCCCTTGGACCTTGATGACACCTGTGGGGCACGTGCGCTGGCAGGTCCCGCAGGCGATACAGCGATGGGTGCCCGTGTCCGGGAAACGGACGAACTCGATGTGTCCGCGGTAGGCCGGTGACATCTCGAGCCTTTTGCGCGGATACTGAACGGTCACAACGGGCTTCACCAGCCGCCGCACCGTCACCCGCATCCCCTCCACCAGGCTCCAGCCACCTTCAACGATTTCTTTCCAGTACCCCATGTCCACCTTCCGCTTTGGGTTGGAAACGCACCACCCGGAAACGAAGCTTTCACAACAGCTTGAGCACGGCGGCCGTGACCACCAGGTTGACGAGACTCAACGGAATCATCACTTTCCACGAAAAATTCATCAGCTGGTCGAAACGCACCCGGGGAAAGGTCCAGCGAAACCACATGAGCACGAAGAGCAGCACATAGGTCTTCAGAAGAAACCACACCACCCCGGGGATCCTCAGACCGAAACCGAAGGGACCGTGCCAGCCGCCGAAAAACAGCGTGGCGGCCACGGCGCACACAATGAACATGTTCGTGTATTCGGCCAGGAAAAACAGCCCGAAACGCATGCCGCTGTATTCCGTGTGAAACCCGGCCACCAGTTCCGATTCGGCCTCCGGAATGTCGAAGGGCGCCCGGTTGGTTTCCGCCGTGGCGCAGATGAAGAAGATGAGCCCCGCCACGGGCTGCAGGAAGATGAACCAGACCCGGTGCTGCGCCATCACGATTTCGGAGAGGTTGAAGGAACGCACCATGAACACCACGGCCATGGCCGCCAGCAGCAGGGGAATCTCGTAGGCTACGTTCTGGGCTACCGACCGGATCGCTCCCAACAAAGCATACTTGTTGTTGGAAGCCCACCCGCCGGTCAGAATGGCCAGCACGGTGAAAGTTGAAAAAGCAAATATAAGGAGCAGCCCCACGTTCATTTCCCGGATCACCAGTTGGGGACCGAAGGGAAGCACCAGGAAGGCCAACAACACCGGCATGAACACGAGCACCGGCGCCAGCGGAAAGAGAATCCGGTCCGCCCGGCTGGGCGTGATCAGTTCCTTCCCCAAAAGCTTGATGCCGTCCACGATGGTCTGGAGCAACCCGTGGGGGCCCACTTCCATGGGCCCCAGCCTCAACTGGATGTGACCGGCCACCTTCCGCTCCAGCCACACCAGGAGAAGCGCGTTGAGCGGCGCAAAGATGAGCACGACCACCAGGCCGATTATGATCCGGAGCCAATCCGATCCTGCGCTCGTGGCGACTGTTTCCGTCATGCGTGATCCACTCCTCGGGATTCCATGGGTTGCGGTCCGGCGCCCCCGTTCACCGCCTCACCGATCGATTTCGGGCACCACGATGTCGATGCTTCCCAGAATCGAGATGGCGTCTGCGACCAGTGTTTCCTTCA
This is a stretch of genomic DNA from Desulfoglaeba alkanexedens ALDC. It encodes these proteins:
- a CDS encoding NuoI/complex I 23 kDa subunit family protein; amino-acid sequence: MGYWKEIVEGGWSLVEGMRVTVRRLVKPVVTVQYPRKRLEMSPAYRGHIEFVRFPDTGTHRCIACGTCQRTCPTGVIKVQGIKEHARGGKVATHYVIDFTRCSLCGLCVESCPTQTLKFSREYELEGDSRWDGVIDLMERLEDGR
- a CDS encoding NADH-quinone oxidoreductase subunit J family protein, whose product is MTADFFTLGFAHTAFWILVGIVFAGAGIAVFPRNIIYNILGLVLCLAGVAGLYVYLGSLFLGLMQLLIYVGAICVAIVFAIMLSRPLHLEMPKRKMPKMVLGGFSVGIFLVSIVAVLWKTAWQAAPERSTDWSITTIGHMLLTRYSLVFELISLVLLVAIIGAILTAGFSRRLTS
- a CDS encoding NADH-quinone oxidoreductase subunit L; the protein is MTWLLKDPVLLAASSCASLPFIAMAVILIGTRRNPKLSAAISIGAVATALIASLYLLVTLRHAPGPVEYEVAWMVSSDIHIPFGFLLDRLSLLMLVIVAAISFLVQVYSLGYMAGDPGFSRYYAFQSLFAWAMMTMVIAPGMLQLYVFWELVGLASYLLIGFYYEKWSASQAGKKAFVMTRLGDIGFFLGIITVLLGFGNLGILDMNEAAQANRIPQQIVTLGALLIFCGVMGKSAQFPLLTWLPDAMEGPTPVSALLHSATMVAAGVYLMGRIFPFFAASPDAMAVALVIGTITMLLSSTMAMATYDIKQVWAYSTVSQLGFMVMGLAAGGYFAGVFHLTTHAGFKALLFLCSGIFIHEYHTNDMRMIGRQGGRRMKVPMICMTIGALALAGVFPFSGFFSKEAVMAALAGSSNKLWLAAGLFGALLTAYYSFRLIFFILFPKKDAAPDDAHHGDGHGEHHGYTYWAMAWPVMILAGVTLVLGFSQHWLERFLTEWTAAAHGVEASHAGVHGIGHYVVLATAVSMGLAGIFWAYVEFGWKRAKQEGFLRRYPRVEAFFARRWYLDDLYRLLLDALVYCGLTNAFTRNDRRVIDGGIDGICRFTVGSGRSLSFLQSGWLQYNLVIMVAGVGLMVLFFVL
- the nuoH gene encoding NADH-quinone oxidoreductase subunit NuoH, translating into MTETVATSAGSDWLRIIIGLVVVLIFAPLNALLLVWLERKVAGHIQLRLGPMEVGPHGLLQTIVDGIKLLGKELITPSRADRILFPLAPVLVFMPVLLAFLVLPFGPQLVIREMNVGLLLIFAFSTFTVLAILTGGWASNNKYALLGAIRSVAQNVAYEIPLLLAAMAVVFMVRSFNLSEIVMAQHRVWFIFLQPVAGLIFFICATAETNRAPFDIPEAESELVAGFHTEYSGMRFGLFFLAEYTNMFIVCAVAATLFFGGWHGPFGFGLRIPGVVWFLLKTYVLLFVLMWFRWTFPRVRFDQLMNFSWKVMIPLSLVNLVVTAAVLKLL
- the nuoK gene encoding NADH-quinone oxidoreductase subunit NuoK; this encodes MNALTVYLVIAAVLFSLGLFGVLMRRNLIAMLISLELMLNGASINFMAFNRFLAPEPAVGQIVTLFIMGLAAAEAAIGLSIILTLFRRLRSINIERARRLGG